A single window of Gossypium arboreum isolate Shixiya-1 chromosome 13, ASM2569848v2, whole genome shotgun sequence DNA harbors:
- the LOC108462473 gene encoding transcription factor MYB14-like — MVRAPFYDKNGMKKGEWSAEEDHKLRSYIQRYGHWNWRELPKYAGLKRCGKSCRLRWMNYLRPELKRGNFTEEEDALIINLHDEMGNRWSTIAKSFPGRTDNEIKNHWHAHLKKRTKRDEKEKSDCWQSEATRNENICEGEGEGDSNSILVDTPNNMILESSPLSPATSTCTEQSSFSSGSASMFSFNVVGGLEDNCLPCSGTYEAESSGDFWSQPFVADNTSSLEKGGFEMLLEYEDMYHDDSAYLLYELTQGWI, encoded by the exons ATGGTGAGAGCTCCCTTCTATGACAAAAATGGGATGAAGAAGGGTGAATGGAGTGCTGAAGAAGATCACAAACTAAGATCTTATATACAAAGATATGGCCATTGGAACTGGCGTGAACTCCCCAAGTATGCTG GGCTTAAAAGGTGCGGAAAGAGTTGCAGGTTAAGATGGATGAATTACCTCCGGCCTGAACTAAAGCGCGGCAACTTCACTGAAGAAGAAGATGCATTGATCATCAACTTACATGATGAAATGGGAAACAG ATGGTCCACCATAGCTAAAAGTTTTCCAGGACGAAcagataatgaaataaaaaaccaCTGGCACGCTCATCTAAAGAAACGTACAAAGCGTGATGAGAAAGAAAAGTCCGATTGTTGGCAAAGTGAAGCCACCCGGAATGAGAATATTTGTGAAGGTGAAGGTGAAGGTGATAGCAATAGCATCCTTGTTGATACTCCCAACAACATGATCTTAGAGAGTTCACCTTTGTCTCCAGCAACATCTACATGTACTGAACAGTCCTCCTTCAGCTCCGGTAGTGCATCTATGTTCAGCTTCAATGTTGTTGGCGGCTTAGAGGATAACTGCCTTCCATGTTCGGGAACATATGAAGCTGAAAGCAGTGGAGATTTCTGGAGTCAACCCTTTGTTGCAGACAATACATCATCCTTGGAAAAGGGTGGATTTGAGATGCTTTTGGAATATGAGGACATGTATCATGACGATTCCGCATATTTGCTTTACGAATTGACGCAAGGATGGATATAA